One Coccinella septempunctata chromosome 1, icCocSept1.1, whole genome shotgun sequence DNA window includes the following coding sequences:
- the LOC123321603 gene encoding chitin-binding lectin 1-like: MKRYSMGRPLTFREPTPPSGPPSPESNGSTLSLSADWEVPQERKRDAGTSTEPPATRTVGTDGYHVYLGLGPRSCWRCGNEGHRREHCRGERMKFCSRCGCVGVLSRDCCARTTDRDRRPPLTTVSQRGTPSRNGSSGSRAEAVLPDLRLRPATPTPAPTPAPTPVPTPVPTPAPTPEPTPAQTHIPVPSKPSPPTPLPTPPKKKVKVD, from the coding sequence atgaaaCGTTACTCGATGGGCCGACCGTTAACCTTTAGGGAACCGACCCCACCGTCCGGACCGCCTTCTCCAGAAAGTAATGGGTCGACGCTCAGCCTGTCGGCAGACTGGGAGGTGCCGCAGGAAAGAAAAAGGGACGCCGGGACCAGCACAGAACCGCCAGCCACCAGGACCGTGGGTACCGATGGATATCATGTCTACCTGGGGTTGGGCCCCCGAAGCTGTTGGCGCTGTGGCAACGAAGGCCACCGACGAGAACACTGCAGAGGGGAGCGGATGAAATTTTGTTCTAGGTGTGGCTGCGTGGGTGTGCTATCACGGGATTGCTGTGCCCGAACCACCGACCGTGACAGAAGACCGCCCTTAACCACCGTCAGCCAGCGAGGAACCCCAAGCCGGAACGGATCCTCAGGAAGCAGGGCAGAGGCCGTACTCCCGGATCTCCGGTTGAGGCCCGCCACACCGACGCCTGCACCGACGCCGGCACCGACGCCTGTACCGACGCCTGTACCGACGCCTGCACCGACGCCTGAACCGACGCCTGCACAGACGCACATACCGGTACCGTccaaaccgtcgccgcccacaccgTTGCCGACCCCACCGAAAAAGAAGGTGAAAGTGGATTGA